GGCGCGCTGCTCGGCTTCCTCGAACAGCAGGGCATCGAACGCGTCCACCTGGTCGGGCACTCACTCGGCGGCGCCGTGGTCACCGCGGCCGCCGCCCGCGAACCCGGCAGGATCGTGTCGCTGACCCTCGTCGCACCCGCCGGCTACGGCGACGCCATCAACGCCGACTACCTGCGGGGATTCGCCTCCGCCTCCTCACGGCGGGAACTCAAGCCGCACCTGCTCCACCTGTTCGCCGACCCGGGACAGGTCACCCGCCAACTCGCCGACGACCTGATGAAGTTCAAGCGGCTCGACGGCGTACAGCAGGCGCTCGACAGCCTGCTCGGCACGCTTCTCGACGGCGACCGCCCGGGAATCGACGCCGCCGGCCTGCTCCAGAAGTTCGCGGGCCCGGTGACAGTGGTGTGGGGCCGCGCGGACCAGGTGCTGCCGGCCGCCAACGCGGCTGCACTGGAAGGCCGTGCCCAGGTCACCTATGTCGACAATGCAGGGCACATGGTCCACATGGAACAGCCCTCTGCCGTGGTCGACGCCGTCGCCGGGGTCCTGGACGGCTGAGGACACGAGTCATCGTCTGCCTGCCGGAGGACAGAAAAGAAGGCCTCCGGCAGGCCGATGAACCACTCCCGGTCATCCCGAGGCAAGGGAGCCCGAGCGTGACCCACCGCCACGCCACCACGACCTGGACCGGTGCTCTGCCCTCCGGGTCTGGCGGCACAGCCCTGGACAGTACGAAGTCGACGGCCTTCGCCGTCTCGTGGCCGACTCGGGCCGGGCATCTCGCCGGCCGGACCAGTTCCGAGGAACTGATCGCGGCGGCCCATTCGTCGTGTTCCTGCATTCAGTTGTCCGCGCTGCTCGAGGATGTGGGTTGAGCGGCATTGTCCCTTCGGT
This genomic interval from Streptomyces sp. NBC_00557 contains the following:
- a CDS encoding acetoin dehydrogenase dihydrolipoyllysine-residue acetyltransferase subunit; translated protein: MSTEDAITKVTMPKWGLSMKSGKITAWFVAEGDEVAEGDDLADIDTDKITGALESSGAGVVRRIIAETNEDVPVGGTIALIAPADVPEDLVEEAARAAREELDSGAVDEVAGPALGAVQVDGRTISYATLGTAEETVLLVHGYGGDKNSWLFVQEPLSTRATVHAIDLPGHGDSTKDVGDGSLDTLAGALLGFLEQQGIERVHLVGHSLGGAVVTAAAAREPGRIVSLTLVAPAGYGDAINADYLRGFASASSRRELKPHLLHLFADPGQVTRQLADDLMKFKRLDGVQQALDSLLGTLLDGDRPGIDAAGLLQKFAGPVTVVWGRADQVLPAANAAALEGRAQVTYVDNAGHMVHMEQPSAVVDAVAGVLDG